The genomic interval GCGTGTCGGCCCGCTCGGCGAGGCGCATCAGCTCGTTCGCCACCCGCCCCCGCTCGTAGCGGGCGAGGGCGCGGCCCAGGTCGTCGAGCAGCGGGGGAGCGACGTCGCCCAGCCGCCGCATCAGCGGCTCGCGCATCGCCTCGGGCGGCGGCCTCCCCGGCGGCCGCGCCGCGATCGCCTGAAGCACCGCCTGGTTGACCGCGGGCGTGCGGGCCGGCTCGACCGCCCATGCGAGCACCCGCAGCGCGTCCTGGCCGCCGTCCTCGAGCAGGCGCGTGGCGGCGGCGGTCCGCCCCGCGAGGTCGAGCCCGGCCGAGGAGAGCCGCCGGTAATCGCCGAGCACGCGCGACGAGAGCAGGCCCTCGTTCAGCCGCACCGGCCCCCGATCGACCCGGTCGCGGCCGCAGCCCGCCGGCACGCCGGCGCCCGCGACCGCCAGCAGCGCAGCGAGCAGCGCCGCGTGCTTGCGTCGTGGCGGCGGGGTGCGGGGCATGGTGCGGGGCGGGGTGCGGGGGCTTTCGGCCGGCCCGGGCATCGGCCCGACGAGCGGCCGGGCGACAGGATCCGGCGGCCGCGGCGGGCGGCTTCTCGCCGGCTTCCGTACGCTCTACCTTGCCCGCATGATCGACCTGCGCCGGCTCCGCGAGAACCCCGACCGCTTCCGCAAGGGCACCGCCGACAAGGGCGGCGACGCCGAGCTGGTCGACCAGCTGGTGGAGGCCGACGCCGCCGCCCGCTCGATCCGGGCCACCCTCGAAGACCTGGTCGCCGAGAAGAACCAGCTCGGCAAGGCGGTGGGAGAGGCCGCCGCGAAGCTCAAGCTCGCCCGGCCCGAGGACGAGGAGCGGATGAAGCAGCGTTTCGCCGATCTCCAGAAGCGGCCCAACGCGATCAAGGCGGAGCAGGAGAAGCTCGCCGAGCCGCTCCGCGCGGCCGAGGCCGAGCGTGACCGCCTCTGGCTGCTGATCCCCCAGCCCGCCGACGAGGACGTGCCCGTCGGCCGCGACGCTTCCGAGAACGTCGAACGCTCGCGGTGGCACCCCGAGGGCGGCTTCGATCCGGCGAAGAGCTTCGAGGACAACCGCGGCTTCCGCGGCAAGTCGCACGTCGAGCTCGGCGAGGCCCTGGGTCTCTTCGAGTTCGAGCGGGGGGTCCGCGCCTCCGGCTCGCGCAGCTACGTGCTCACCGGCATGGGCATGCGGCTGCACCAGGCCGTGCTCCGCCACGCCTTCGACCGGATGGTGGAGCGGCACGGCTTCACGCCGATGTCCTCCGCCGCGCTGGTGAAGCACGAGACGATGGTCGGCACCGGCTTCTTCCCCGGCGGCCGCGACCAGGTGTACGACGTCGCGAACCCCACCAGCGAGGACGGCCTGGCCCTCTCGGGCACCGGCGAGGTCGGGCTGATGGCGTACCACCAGGGCGAGATCCTCGCCGCCGAGGACCTGCCCCGGAAGTACGTCACGCTGTCGACCTGCTTCCGGCGCGAGGCCGGCGCCGCCGGTCGCGACGCGGCCGGGCTCTACCGCATCCACCAGTTCGACAAGGTCGAGCAGGTGATCCTCTGCGAGAGCTCCGAAGAGGCCAGCCGCGCCCACCACCGCGACATGCTCGGCCACGTCACCGGCATGCTCCAAGACCTCGGCCTGCCCCACCGGGAGCTGCAGTGCTGCACCGGCGACCTGGGCCTCAAGAACGCGGACATGGTCGACGTCGAGTGCTGGATGCCCAGCCGCGTGCTCCCCGACGCCCCCGCCGGCGACCCGAGCGGCTGGGGCGAGACCCACTCCGCCAGCCGCCTCTACGACTTCCAGACCCGCCGGCTGAGCCTGCGCTACCGCGACGCGTCCGACCCCAGAGGCCGCAAGACCGCCTTCTGCCACAGCCTCAACAACACGGTCGCGGCGAGCCCGCGGCTGCTGATCCCGCTGCTGGAGATCCACCAGCAGGAGGACGGCTCGGTCTGGATCCCGGAGGTGCTGCGGCCGCACCTGGGCGGGATCGACCGGATCGGCGGGTGAGGCGGCCGGGGCGGTGCGGCCGGCCGCCGGGTCCGCGTTGCCGGCGATGAGGAGGGTCGGCTGGAGCACCGCGCCGCCCGCGACCGGCCCCGCTCCGGCCGCACCTGCGTCAGCTTCTAAGTCGCTGTTTCGCAACAACTTATTCGCCGGGGTTTGCGGCTGGAGACCGTTTTCGGTAACCTGGCTCGATGCCCAGACGCTCCCTCCCCGCCGCCACCGCGGCGACGGCTGTCGCCACGACCGACGCCACCGACGACGCGACGACTCACGCTTCCGCTGCCTTCAAGCCTTCCGGGTCGGTCCGCGAGAAGGCGCCCTCCATCGCCGCCCAGCAGCTCTCGGCGCCCCCCGAGGCGATCCGGATCGACAACTACCAGGACGCCAAGGCGTGGCTGATGTCGCACGTCGACCACGAGCGGCTGCGCGTCGTCGACTACAGCGACGGGACGTTCGCGCTCGACCGCATGCACGCCCTGCTCGGCCTGCTCGGCGACCCGCACCTGGAGGTGCAGACCGTGCACGTCGCCGGCACCAAGGGAAAGGGCTCGACCTGCTCGATGCTCGCGTCGATGCTGCGGGCCTGCGGGTACACGACCGGCCTGTACACCTCGCCGCACCTCATCGACCTCCGCGAACGGATCACGATCAACGACCACATGATCCCCTACGCGGAGGCCGCCGAGGGGCTCCGGCGGATCGCCGCCGCCGAGCAGGAGCTCGGCTTCGGGCTCACCTTCTTCGAGGTGATGACGGCCCTGGCCTTCGTGCACTTCGCCGAGAACGCGATCGACATCGCCGTGCTGGAGACCGGACTCGGCGGCCGGCTCGACTGCACCAACGTCTGCCAGCCGCTGGTCACCGGCATCACCTCGATCAGCCTCGACCACACCGCGCTGCTTGGCGACACGCTCCCGGAGATCGCCCGCGAGAAGGCGGGGATCTTCAAGGACGGCGTGCCGGCGCTGTCGGTGGAGCAGCCCAAGGAGGTCGTCAAGACGCTCAAGGAGTGCGCCGAGGAGGCAAACACCGCCGTGCACTTCGTGGGCAAGGACGTCGACTTCTCGTACCGCTTCGAGAGCAGCCGCGAGCTGGGCCCGCACACCCGCGTCTGCCTGGCCACCAAGCAGAACCGCTTCGACCACCTCGCCGTGCCGCTGCCCGGCGAGCACCAGGCCCACAACTGCGGCCTCGCGCTGGCGATGCTCGACCGTCTCAAGGAGCACGGCTTCTCCGTGAAGGAAGAGCAGGTCTTCCGCGGCCTCCAGAACACGCGCCTGCACGGCCGCATGGAGATGGTCTGGGAGACGCCGCGGGTCATCATCGACGGGGCCCACAACGGGTCGAGCATCGAGGCGCTCATCAAGAGCCTCGGCGCCCACATCAAGTACGACTCGCTGGTGATGATCTTCGGCTGCAACGACGACAAGGACGTCCCGGCGATGCTCCGCGAGGTCGGCCTCGGCGCCGACAAGGTCCTCTTCACCAAGAGCAAGAGCAACGTGCGGGCGGCGGAGCCGACCTCCCTGGAGTCGCGCTTCGAGGAGGTGAGCGGGAAGATGGCGCAGGTGTGCCCGACGCTCGAGGACGCGCTGAAGGTCGCCGCCCGGGCCGTCGGCCGCGACGACCTCATCGTGATCTGCGGGAGCTTCTACCTCGCCGGGGAGGCCCGGAAGTACTTCCTCGAGGCGAAGAAGCGGGTCGAGAAGCAGAAGGGCTAGCGCACCGTGCGCAATTTTCCGATCGGCCTGCGTCCGCGCGTCGTGTTCCTCGTGAGGAGGCGAAGCAGCCCTGCCCCTGCAGGGGGATGCAGCCGACGAAGCGAGGGGCACGACTCGCCCGCAGAGGCGATCGGAAAATTGCGCAAGGTGCGCTAGCAGGCCGCGGGAGGGCGACGACCGGAGCACCCGGCGGCGGCGGGGGGAGAGCGAGGAAGGGGAGCTGGGGAGGAAGCTGCGTCCGCGGATCAGGTCAGCAGGCGCCCGGCCGCCGGGCCGTCCGCCGTGCAGCGGCCCCGCTCGGCCACCGCCACGCCGGCGGCGATCGTGAGGCGGGGCCCGCCCACGAGCTCTTGCCCCTCGAAGGCCGAGTA from Phycisphaera mikurensis NBRC 102666 carries:
- the serS gene encoding serine--tRNA ligase, translating into MIDLRRLRENPDRFRKGTADKGGDAELVDQLVEADAAARSIRATLEDLVAEKNQLGKAVGEAAAKLKLARPEDEERMKQRFADLQKRPNAIKAEQEKLAEPLRAAEAERDRLWLLIPQPADEDVPVGRDASENVERSRWHPEGGFDPAKSFEDNRGFRGKSHVELGEALGLFEFERGVRASGSRSYVLTGMGMRLHQAVLRHAFDRMVERHGFTPMSSAALVKHETMVGTGFFPGGRDQVYDVANPTSEDGLALSGTGEVGLMAYHQGEILAAEDLPRKYVTLSTCFRREAGAAGRDAAGLYRIHQFDKVEQVILCESSEEASRAHHRDMLGHVTGMLQDLGLPHRELQCCTGDLGLKNADMVDVECWMPSRVLPDAPAGDPSGWGETHSASRLYDFQTRRLSLRYRDASDPRGRKTAFCHSLNNTVAASPRLLIPLLEIHQQEDGSVWIPEVLRPHLGGIDRIGG
- a CDS encoding bifunctional folylpolyglutamate synthase/dihydrofolate synthase, producing the protein MPRRSLPAATAATAVATTDATDDATTHASAAFKPSGSVREKAPSIAAQQLSAPPEAIRIDNYQDAKAWLMSHVDHERLRVVDYSDGTFALDRMHALLGLLGDPHLEVQTVHVAGTKGKGSTCSMLASMLRACGYTTGLYTSPHLIDLRERITINDHMIPYAEAAEGLRRIAAAEQELGFGLTFFEVMTALAFVHFAENAIDIAVLETGLGGRLDCTNVCQPLVTGITSISLDHTALLGDTLPEIAREKAGIFKDGVPALSVEQPKEVVKTLKECAEEANTAVHFVGKDVDFSYRFESSRELGPHTRVCLATKQNRFDHLAVPLPGEHQAHNCGLALAMLDRLKEHGFSVKEEQVFRGLQNTRLHGRMEMVWETPRVIIDGAHNGSSIEALIKSLGAHIKYDSLVMIFGCNDDKDVPAMLREVGLGADKVLFTKSKSNVRAAEPTSLESRFEEVSGKMAQVCPTLEDALKVAARAVGRDDLIVICGSFYLAGEARKYFLEAKKRVEKQKG